TTCGCGAGGCCCGGTTCACCGCCGAGACAACCGCCTTCAGCGAGGCGCGTGTCGTATTCGCGTCGATGCCGATGCCCCACAGAACCTTGCCGTCGATCGCGCACTCGATATACGAGGCCGCGACGGCGGAGGCGCCCTCGCTCATCGTGTGCTCCTGGTAGTCGAGCAGCCGCACATCGATACCCACCGACTGCAGCGCGTCGAAGAACGCCGAGATCGGACCGTTGCCGGTACCCGTCAGCTCGGTCGCCCCGCCGTCCACCGTGGCCTCGACGGTGAGGGTGTCGATGCCGTCCTTGTCCGTGGTCGTCTGACCGGTACGCACCTGGATCCGGCCCCAGGGGTTGTCCGGGTTGGGCAGGTACTCGTCCTGGAACACGTCCCAGATCGCCTTCGGCGTGACCTCGCCGCCCTCGGCGTCGGTCTTGGCCTGGATGATCTTCGAGAACTCGATCTGCATACGGCGCGGCAGGTCCAGCTTGTGCTCGTTCTTCAGCACATAGGCCACACCGCCCTTGCCGGACTGCGAGTTGACCCGGATCACGGCCTCGTAGCTCCGGCCCACGTCCTTGGGGTCGATGGGCAGATAGGGCACCGCCCACTCAATGTCGTCGACCGTGACACCCGCGCCCTTCGCCCGGGTCTCCATCGACTCGAAGCCCTTCTTGATGGCGTCCTGGTGGGAGCCGGAGAAGGCCGTGTAGACCAGGTCCCCCGCGTAGGGGTGCCGCGCGTGGACGTCCATCTGCGTGCAGTACTCGGCCGTACGACGGAGCTCGTCGATGTCCGAGAAGTCGATCTGCGGGTCGACACCCTGCGAGAACAGGTTCATGCCGAGGGTGACCAGGTCGACGTTGCCGGTCCGCTCCCCCTGACCGAACAGGCAGCCCTCGATCCGGTCGGCGCCCGCCATCAGCGCCAGCTCGGCGGCGGCGACCGCGGTGCCCCGGTCGTTGTGCGGGTGCACGGACAGACACACGAACTCGCGACGGCTCAGGTTCCGCGACATCCACTCGAACCGGTCCGCGTGCGTGGAGGGCGTCGAACGCTCCACCGTGGCAGGCAGGTTGAGGATGATCTCGCGCCCGTCCTCCGGCTGCCAGACATCCATCACCGACTCACAGACCTCCAGCGCGAAGTCCAGCTCGGTGTCGGTGAAGATCTCCGGGCTGTACTGGTACCCGAAGGTCGTACGGTCGTCGAGCAGCTTGTCCGCGTACTCCATCACCAGCCGCGTACCGTCGACCGCGATCTGCCGGACCTGCTCCCGCGACCCCCGGAAGACGACGTCGCGCCAGACCGGAGCGGTCGCGTTGTACAGGTGGACGGTCGCCCGGTGCGCACCCTTGAGGGACTCCACCGTGCGCTCGATGAGTTCCTCACGGGCCTGCGTCAGCACCGAGATGGTCACGTCCTCGGGGATCGCGCCGTCCTCGATGATCGACCGTACGAAGTCGAAGTCGGTCTGCCCGGAGGAGGGGAACCCGACCTCGATCTCCTTGTATCCCATACGTACGAGCAGGTCGAACATCTCCCGCTTGCGCGCGGGGGACATCGGGTCGATCAGCGCCTGGTTGCCGTCACGCAGATCGGTGGACAGCCAGCGCGGGGCCTTGGTGATGCGCCGCTCCGGCCAGGTGCGGTCCGCGATGTCCACCGCGTCGTAGCCGCGGTACTTGTGGATCGGCATCGACGTGGGCTGCTGGAGGTGGGTCGCGTTCGTCAGCGGGGTACGGCGACCGACGGGCCGTTCAGCGGGGTTCGACATGATGCGTGGGCTCCTCATAGGTCCGCAGGGGGACGGCCGACGGTCGTAGCGCAACACCGAACTCCGCGGGGAGGGGGTCGGCCTCGACTACAGGCCCTCACCGCGGCAGCTAAGGAGAAGCAGCCCGAAACGCATGATGCGTGCACCTTACCGAGCCGCACCGCCGCGCGCGGATCCGTATCAGTATGCGGGACCGGCGCCCTGTAAAGACCATTCGGTGATCTATCACCCAATTTCGCCAACCTCCATCGCGTGTAGTGACTGTCCGGGCACCCGCTGTCACAGTGCCTTTATGAGCACTGACACCCACATCACCCCCGTCACCCCTGTCTTCTGCACCATCGTCCCGCCGCACCTCCTCGACGCCCTGTCCCGCCACGGCAACCCCACCGTCTCGGACTGCGCCCGCCGCACCCTCGAACGCGACACCCTCGAACGCACCCGGCGCAGCCTCACCGCCGCTGCCGGTCCGCGCCCGGCCGCCGCTCCCGCCGGTGAACCCGACGAACCCAACCGCTCCATCCACGACGCGGGCCACGCCACCGCCCTCCCGGGCCGCAGGGTGCGCGCCGAGGGCGACCAGCCCGGCAAGGACGCCACCGTCAACCGGGCGTACTCCGGTCTCGGTGCGACGTTCGAGCTGTTCTTCAAGGCCTACCGCCGCTCCTCCATCGACGGCCGGGGCATGCCCCTCATCGCCACGGTCCACTACGACCGCGAGTACAACAACGCCTTCTGGAACGGCGACCAGATGGTCTTCGGCGACGGTGACGGCGAGATCTTCCTGGACTTCACCCTCCCTCTCGACGTCATCGGGCACGAACTCACCCACGGCGTCACCCAGCACACCGCGAACCTCAACTACGCCGACCAGTCCGGCGCCCTCAACGAGTCCGTCTCCGACGTCTTCGGCTCCCTGATCAAGCAGTACGCGCTCGGCCAGACCGCGGCCGAGGCCGACTGGCTCATCGGCGCCGGCCTGCTCGCCCCCGAGGTGACGGGCAAGGCTCTGCGCTCCATGAAGGCCCCCGGCACCGCCTACGACGACGATGTCCTCGGCAAGGACCCCCAGCCCGCCAACATGAAGGACTACGTCCGCACCGACAGCGACAACGGCGGCGTCCACATCAACTCCGGCATCCCCAACCGCGCCTTCTACCTCTTCGCCGACGCCCTCGGCGGTCACGCCTGGGAGCGTGCCGGACAGATCTGGTACGACGTCCTCACCGGCGGCCACCTCGGCTCCGACGCGGACTTCGCCACCTTCGCCCGCCTGACGCTGAAGGCCGCCAAGGACCGCTACGGCGACGGAGCGGAACAGGAAGCGGTCACCAAGGCGTGGACTCAGGTCGGCGTGACGACGGAGTGAGAGTGAGGGGAGAGGGGGGAGGGTGAGACAGGCCGGGAGTTGGCGCTTGGAGGGCGCGCTGGGAGTGGATGGTGAACGGCGGGGCTTCGCCTGATCGACCCTCCCGGCCTCGCTCCCTCTCCTTCAGTCGCCTTCTCCCCTCCTGCCTCCTGCAATCGCCATCTCTGTCCGGTCTCAATCGCCCTCTCCGTCTCTGGGTCTAGCCCGTCTCCTCCGGGTTCGTTGCACTTCTCCTCTCTGTTGGCGGCTGGCGACTGGCGGCTGGTGTGAGGTCTTCGGGTTCGGCCGATGGATTCGGCCGAACCCGGCCGCCCGGCTACGGCTTTACGGGAGGGAGGATTGGGTCGAGCAGTCGGGCCACGGTCGGATCCTCCGGTCCGGGCCTGCACATCCCTCACTACACGGGTCGGGAGTCCATGCTTATCCGGGTGAAACGCACAGGAGGCTTCGCCGCCATCGAGCGCGAGGCCGAGATCGACACCGCCGACCGTGCCGACGCTCGGGACTGGCAGGCCCTGGCCGAGGAGGCACTGACAGCGGCCGACGCCTCCCCGCCCACCGGAGTGCCCGACGGTTTCAGCTATCTGCTCACCGTGGACGGCCACACCGCGTACTGCGCGGACCCCGGCCTGACCGAGCCCCAACGCAAGCTCATCTCACGGGTGTTGAAGGAAGGGGCTTGAGTCCCTCCTGCTCCCCGTACCTCCCGACCTGGCCTCCTCCTCCCGGCCCTCCGCATGGTCACAGTGCGCCCGCGTCCTGGGCCCGGAAGACCGTGGGGAACACCGGACGGAATCCCAGTTCCCTGCGGAGGCGATGCGTGGACATCAGCCCGAACCAGGGGTCCGGGTCGGTGCGTTCGTAGAGCTGGGACGGCAGCGGGGAGCCGTTGAGTTGATGCAGTTCCACGGCTGTCACCGGTGCGTCGTCGGCGATGTTGTAGACGCGTCCGGCGATTCCGGGGGCCTGCAGCAGACGCAGGAGCGCCTGCGCCACATCCACGTGATGCACCATGTGCAGCCGCTTCGTCGCCGACCACTCCCCCGCCCAGCGCAGGGACTGGGCGAGGTGCGGATCGCCCTCGCCGTACACAAAGGCGAGACGCCCCACGCGGACGTCGAGTCCCGGCATCGAGAGCAACTCCCGTTCCGCAGCGATCTTCGACTCGGGATAGTCGCCCCACATCGGTCCGCCGGGCAGTGATTCGTCGGTCTCGGTAAGAGGGCGGTCCCTGCCCGATCCGTACACCAGGCCGGTGCTCACCTGGACGAAGCGCCGCACGCCCACGGCGGCCGCGGCCCGGCCAAGGGCCACTGCCGCATCGCAGTTGACCTCCCACACCTCCTCTCCCCCGACGCCGCGGAAAGCGGCGGCCACATTGACCACGGCATCAACACCCTCGACCGCTTCTTTGAGGGCGTGGCTGTCGCGCAGATCCCCTCGCACGACCTCCGCGCCCATCCGCGCGAAGGGCTCGGCCTGCGCTTCGTCGCGCACGAGCACGCGGACCCCTTCACCGTCCTCAAGCTGTCGCATCAGCCGGGGGACAAAGCGCTTTCCCACCTGGCCCGTGGCACCAGTTACCAACGTGAGCATGAGGTGTTCCTCTCCGTGAGTCTTCTTCTCCGGCGGCGCACAGCGGCGGGTCTCCTTGCCTGCTGCGCCGGGAAGTTCAGGGTTCGTCTCAGGCCGTGGCATCGGGCTCTTCGAGCGGTCTGCCGCGGTCGCAATTGCAAGACTCAGGGGTCCGAGTGCGAAGTGGGAGAGGACTGCCGATCCAGGGATCAGCAGTCCCTGGATAACGGCCGAGGCACGGGTAATGCTGAATCCGTGAATCGACTCGACCGACCTCAGCTCGCCGATTTCCTACGTCGCGGACGTGCCCGCCTCGCCCCCTCCGACGTGGGTCTGGAGGCAGGCGGACGCCGCCGGACGCCAGGGCTGCGCCGCGAAGAAGTGGCACAGCTCGCCGGAATGTCCGTCGACTACTACACACGCTTGGAACAGCGGCGCGGACCGCGGCCGTCGCGGCAACTGCTCGCCTCGCTGGCCCGCGCATTACGGCTGACCGACGACGAGCGCGATCACCTGTTCCATCTGGCGGGCGAGGAGCCGCCTCGTTCCGGGCCCGCGGGGCGACACGTGCGGCCCGGGCTGCTCCTCATACTCGACCGACTGCACGACACCCCGGCCCAAATCGTCACCGACTACGGCGAGTTGCTGGCGCAGAACTGCATGGCCGCAGCGCTCACCGGCGAGGCCCCTCCCGGCCAGAACAATCTGATCCGCCGATTCTTCACCGACCCCGATGCCCGCACTCTGTTTCCCGAGGAGGACCATGCGGCACTAGCCCGTTCACACGTAGCCAATCTGCGCGCCGTGACAGCGGCCAGGCCCGACGACCCCGAGCCGGCGCAGCTCGTCGCCGAACTCCGTAAGAAGAGCGAAGAGTTCCGCGGACTGTGGAAGTCGCACGACGTCGCCATACGGCGCGCTGAGACCAAGCGCTTCCAGCACCCGCTCGTAGGACTGCTGGAACTGGACTGCGAGGTCCTGCTCAGTCAGGGCGGGGACCAGCTCCTCATCGTCCATACCGCGCGCCCCGGAACGGAGTCCTACGAAAAGCTCGAACTGCTCCGGGTCGTGGGCTTCCAGGACATGGACACGGAAACCCTCGAATCCTTGGCCCCGTCCGATGAGGAGTGGGAGTGGGCCGACGAGAACGAATTCTAGAAACGGGGCGGCTCAAGGCAGCGAAAAGGGCTCGGCGCCGACGATCTGTGCAACGTCCCGTGCTCGGACATCGCCGCAAATCAGCCGACGATCAGAATCAGAAGGGAGCCGGAGCAGCCGAATTTCGTAGAGCGCGCCCCAAGAAAGCCAGCCGGAGCGCAGAAGGGACAAGGCCCGGAAAGACCCAGTCAACTGACGGAACCAGGAGGCTCCTTACGAGAATGAGCTGGACGAAGCTCCGGGGCATGGCTGCCGAGTCATGTGGGCGAGACAGGGAAAGGGACCAGCCCGCCGTTCCCGACAACCGGCCCTTCGCCCGCTGTCTCAGAAGCCGAGGCGGCGCAACTGCTTGGGGTCGCGCTGCCAGTCCTTCGCGACCTTCACATGAAGGTCGAGGAAGACAGGGGTGCCGAGGAGTGCCTCGATCTGCTTGCGGGACTTCACACCGACGTCCTTGAGGCGCTTGCCCTTGGGGCCGATCACGATGCCCTTCTGGCTGGGGCGCTCGATGAACAGGTTGGCGTGAATGTCCAACAGGGGCTTGTCCGCGGGCCGGTCCTCACGAGGGAGCATCTCCTCGACCACCACGGCGATCGAGTGGGGAAGTTCGTCCCGCACACCTTCGAGTGCCGCCTCGCGAATGAGCTCGGCGACCATGATCTGCTCGGGCTCGTCGGTGAGGTCGCCCTCGGGGTAGAGGGTCGGGCCTTCGGGCAGCAGCGGCACCAGGAGGTCCGCGAGGAGCGAGACCTGCTTGCCGCCCACCGCCGAGACGGGAACGATCTCCGCCCACTCGAAGCCCAGCTCCTTGCCGAGCTGGTCGACGGCGATCAACTGCTCGGCGAGGGCCTTCGGGTCGGCGAGGTCGGTCTTGGTGACGATGGCGACCTTGGGGGTTCGCTTGATCGTCGCGAGTTCCTTGGCGATGAAGCGGTCGCCGGGACCGATCTTCTGGTCGGCGGGCAGACAGAAACCGATGACGTCGACCTCGGCCCAGGTGGTGCGCACCACGTCGTTCAGGCGCTCACCGAGCAGAGTGCGCGGCTTGTGCAGGCCCGGGGTGTCGACAAGGACGAGCTGGGCGTCGGGACGGTGCACGATCCCGCGCACCGTGTGACGGGTGGTCTGAGGACGATTGGAGGTAATCGCGACTTTCTGACCCACGAGAGCGTTCGTCAGGGTGGACTTGCCCGCATTGGGGCGGCCCACAAAGCAGGCAAAGCCGGACCGGTGAGGAGATTCGGAAGGCTTGGTGGGATCGCTGTGAACGCTCATGGCGACCATTGTCCCTGATCGCGGGAGCGCGGCCGCACTGTGAGATTTCCGAAACGCTCGGGCAACGCGAAACACAGAGGAAACACCGACGTGCACGGGCCGAAACGAACCACCGTGACGCTCTCAGTCTCCCCCGACCCTCAGGAGACTGACCGTGCAGACCGTGACCCTGGCGGCCGGCATCGACAGCGGCGACACCGCCTGGCTGCTCGCTGCCACCGCACTAGTCCTGCTCATGACCCCGGGCCTCGCGCTCTTCTACGGCGGCATGGTGCGCACGAAGAGCGTGCTCAACATGCTCATGATGAGCTTCGTCTCGATCGCGCTCGTCACCGTGGTCTGGCTGATCGCGGGCTACTCGCTGGCCTTCGGTGACGACGCCTTCGGCGGGCTGATCGGCAATCTCGACCATGTCGGGATGGCGGACATCGGACCGGACGACGTGTCCGGGAGCGTGCCGACTCTGCTGTTCAGCACCTTCCAGCTGACCTTCGCCGTCATCACGGCGGCGCTGATCAGCGGTGCGGTGGCCGACCGTACGAAGTTCGCGGCCTGGCTGGTGTTCGTGCCGGTGTGGACGCTGCTCGTATACGTTCCGGTGGCGCACTGGGTCTGGGGGCCGGACGGCTGGATCTCCCAGAGCCTGGGAGCCATGGACTTCGCGGGCGGCCTGGTGGTGGAAATCGCCTCCGGCGCCTCGGGGCTGGCGCTCGCGCTGGTGATCGGTCCGCGTCTCGGGTTCAAGAAGGACGCGATGCGTCCGCACAACCTGCCGCTGGTGATGCTCGGTGCGGGTCTGCTGTGGTTCGGCTGGCTCGGCTTCAACGGCGGTTCCGCCCTCGGCGCCAACGGACTTGCCGCCGCATCGCTGCTGAACACTCTGGTCGCCGGATGTACGGGACTGCTCGGCTGGCTGGTCGTGGAGCAGGTCCGCGACGGTCACCCGACGACCTTCGGTGCTGCCTCGGGTGCGGTGGCCGGGCTGGTGGCGATCACCCCGGCCTGCGGGACCGTGGGAGTCGTGGGCGGTGCGGCGGTCGGGCTGACCGCAGGAGTGGTCTGCTCGTACGCCGTGGCGTGGAAGTTCCGGCTGGGCTATGACGATTCGCTGGACGTGGTGGGGGTGCACTTCGTCGGCGGTGTCGTGGGCACCTTGCTGATTGGCCTGTTCGCCACCGAGGCGATGACGGGAGGAAAGGAGGGCCTGTTCTACGGAGGTGGGCTGGGCCAGCTCGGCAAGCAGGCCGTCGCCGTGGCAGTGGTGGCCGCGTACACCTTCGCGGTGACCTGGGTGATCGGCAAGGCGATCGACCGTGCCATGGGCTTCAGGGCCTCCGCCGAGGAGGAGATGACGGGGCTCGACCAGACCGTGCACGCGGAAACCGCCTACGATCACGGCGTGCTGGGGCATGGCGCTCCGCACAACTCCCCCGCGGTCACGAAGGACAGGAGCCCGTCCGCATGAAGCTCATCACGGCGATCGTCAAGCCGTTCCGCCTCGACGAGGTGAAGAGCGCCCTGCAGGAACTCGGGGTGAACGGTCTGACCGTCACCGAGGCCAGCGGTTACGGGCGCCAGGGCGGGCACACCGAGGTGTATC
This is a stretch of genomic DNA from Streptomyces sp. NA04227. It encodes these proteins:
- the leuA gene encoding 2-isopropylmalate synthase codes for the protein MSNPAERPVGRRTPLTNATHLQQPTSMPIHKYRGYDAVDIADRTWPERRITKAPRWLSTDLRDGNQALIDPMSPARKREMFDLLVRMGYKEIEVGFPSSGQTDFDFVRSIIEDGAIPEDVTISVLTQAREELIERTVESLKGAHRATVHLYNATAPVWRDVVFRGSREQVRQIAVDGTRLVMEYADKLLDDRTTFGYQYSPEIFTDTELDFALEVCESVMDVWQPEDGREIILNLPATVERSTPSTHADRFEWMSRNLSRREFVCLSVHPHNDRGTAVAAAELALMAGADRIEGCLFGQGERTGNVDLVTLGMNLFSQGVDPQIDFSDIDELRRTAEYCTQMDVHARHPYAGDLVYTAFSGSHQDAIKKGFESMETRAKGAGVTVDDIEWAVPYLPIDPKDVGRSYEAVIRVNSQSGKGGVAYVLKNEHKLDLPRRMQIEFSKIIQAKTDAEGGEVTPKAIWDVFQDEYLPNPDNPWGRIQVRTGQTTTDKDGIDTLTVEATVDGGATELTGTGNGPISAFFDALQSVGIDVRLLDYQEHTMSEGASAVAASYIECAIDGKVLWGIGIDANTTRASLKAVVSAVNRASRNEV
- a CDS encoding M4 family metallopeptidase, which gives rise to MSTDTHITPVTPVFCTIVPPHLLDALSRHGNPTVSDCARRTLERDTLERTRRSLTAAAGPRPAAAPAGEPDEPNRSIHDAGHATALPGRRVRAEGDQPGKDATVNRAYSGLGATFELFFKAYRRSSIDGRGMPLIATVHYDREYNNAFWNGDQMVFGDGDGEIFLDFTLPLDVIGHELTHGVTQHTANLNYADQSGALNESVSDVFGSLIKQYALGQTAAEADWLIGAGLLAPEVTGKALRSMKAPGTAYDDDVLGKDPQPANMKDYVRTDSDNGGVHINSGIPNRAFYLFADALGGHAWERAGQIWYDVLTGGHLGSDADFATFARLTLKAAKDRYGDGAEQEAVTKAWTQVGVTTE
- a CDS encoding protealysin inhibitor emfourin; translated protein: MLIRVKRTGGFAAIEREAEIDTADRADARDWQALAEEALTAADASPPTGVPDGFSYLLTVDGHTAYCADPGLTEPQRKLISRVLKEGA
- a CDS encoding NAD(P)-dependent oxidoreductase — translated: MLTLVTGATGQVGKRFVPRLMRQLEDGEGVRVLVRDEAQAEPFARMGAEVVRGDLRDSHALKEAVEGVDAVVNVAAAFRGVGGEEVWEVNCDAAVALGRAAAAVGVRRFVQVSTGLVYGSGRDRPLTETDESLPGGPMWGDYPESKIAAERELLSMPGLDVRVGRLAFVYGEGDPHLAQSLRWAGEWSATKRLHMVHHVDVAQALLRLLQAPGIAGRVYNIADDAPVTAVELHQLNGSPLPSQLYERTDPDPWFGLMSTHRLRRELGFRPVFPTVFRAQDAGAL
- a CDS encoding helix-turn-helix transcriptional regulator — its product is MNRLDRPQLADFLRRGRARLAPSDVGLEAGGRRRTPGLRREEVAQLAGMSVDYYTRLEQRRGPRPSRQLLASLARALRLTDDERDHLFHLAGEEPPRSGPAGRHVRPGLLLILDRLHDTPAQIVTDYGELLAQNCMAAALTGEAPPGQNNLIRRFFTDPDARTLFPEEDHAALARSHVANLRAVTAARPDDPEPAQLVAELRKKSEEFRGLWKSHDVAIRRAETKRFQHPLVGLLELDCEVLLSQGGDQLLIVHTARPGTESYEKLELLRVVGFQDMDTETLESLAPSDEEWEWADENEF
- the era gene encoding GTPase Era, which encodes MVAMSVHSDPTKPSESPHRSGFACFVGRPNAGKSTLTNALVGQKVAITSNRPQTTRHTVRGIVHRPDAQLVLVDTPGLHKPRTLLGERLNDVVRTTWAEVDVIGFCLPADQKIGPGDRFIAKELATIKRTPKVAIVTKTDLADPKALAEQLIAVDQLGKELGFEWAEIVPVSAVGGKQVSLLADLLVPLLPEGPTLYPEGDLTDEPEQIMVAELIREAALEGVRDELPHSIAVVVEEMLPREDRPADKPLLDIHANLFIERPSQKGIVIGPKGKRLKDVGVKSRKQIEALLGTPVFLDLHVKVAKDWQRDPKQLRRLGF
- a CDS encoding ammonium transporter, whose translation is MQTVTLAAGIDSGDTAWLLAATALVLLMTPGLALFYGGMVRTKSVLNMLMMSFVSIALVTVVWLIAGYSLAFGDDAFGGLIGNLDHVGMADIGPDDVSGSVPTLLFSTFQLTFAVITAALISGAVADRTKFAAWLVFVPVWTLLVYVPVAHWVWGPDGWISQSLGAMDFAGGLVVEIASGASGLALALVIGPRLGFKKDAMRPHNLPLVMLGAGLLWFGWLGFNGGSALGANGLAAASLLNTLVAGCTGLLGWLVVEQVRDGHPTTFGAASGAVAGLVAITPACGTVGVVGGAAVGLTAGVVCSYAVAWKFRLGYDDSLDVVGVHFVGGVVGTLLIGLFATEAMTGGKEGLFYGGGLGQLGKQAVAVAVVAAYTFAVTWVIGKAIDRAMGFRASAEEEMTGLDQTVHAETAYDHGVLGHGAPHNSPAVTKDRSPSA